GCCAATCTTGTGATTGACGCCGGTGTAGAACAGGATGCGTTCCGTCGTGGTGGTCTTCCCTGCATCGATGTGCGCAGAGATGCCGATATTGCGATAGCGCTCGATGGGGGTTTTGCGAGCCATGTTTGATAAATCCTTTGATTACCAGCGGAAATGGCTGAAAGCCTTGTTGGCTTCGGCCATCTTGTGCGTGTCTTCGCGCTTCTTCATCGCGGCGCCGCGACCTTCCGACGCATCGAGCAGTTCGCCAGCCAGGCGCAGGTCCATCGACTTTTCACCGCGCTTCTTGGCGGCTTCGCGCAGCCAGCGCATGGCCAGGGCCAGGCGGCGCACGGGACGCACTTCAACCGGCACCTGATAGTTGGCGCCGCCGACACGGCGGCTCTTCACTTCGACGATGGGCTTGATGTTGTTGATGGCGGTGCTGAAGACTTCCAGCGGATCCTT
This genomic interval from Bordetella genomosp. 8 contains the following:
- the rpsG gene encoding 30S ribosomal protein S7, giving the protein MPRRREVPKREILPDPKFGSVELAKFMNVVMLDGKKAVAERIVYGALEQVQSKSGKDPLEVFSTAINNIKPIVEVKSRRVGGANYQVPVEVRPVRRLALAMRWLREAAKKRGEKSMDLRLAGELLDASEGRGAAMKKREDTHKMAEANKAFSHFRW